Proteins from one Triticum aestivum cultivar Chinese Spring chromosome 7A, IWGSC CS RefSeq v2.1, whole genome shotgun sequence genomic window:
- the LOC123148581 gene encoding bark storage protein A, giving the protein MELSRLPLVLLLCLLASSSTTALPALPGMDQVRQQVDRANRRGPSIGLVMSYVAEDTALQASGYFRPWRVQPFVDLYGRRFHIGSIRGVNVIYALTGQRRLNAAVTVQTLLDVFTVSGIVHYGTAGSSNDSMSFGDVSVPKLVAYTGAWTWKKYKSLKEESTELNFGQFNIPNGGENLLGSLKYRNEELYSVGKPMEEVFWLPVDSAWFKIAEGLEVNLERCNDTFCLPKTPQVVHGLKGASADMFLDNAEYRKFLFREFAVSTIDEESAAVVMTTTSPGVPVIVFRGVSDLAGGEPTWSSTSLMNLASINALKVAVEFIATIGRQMSTPSAQSSKN; this is encoded by the exons ATGGAGCTCTCCCGCCTGCCGCTGGTCCTGCTGCTCTGCTTGCTGGCCAGCTCGTCGACGACGGCCCTGCCGGCGCTGCCCGGGATGGACCAGGTGCGGCAGCAGGTCGACAGGGCAAACAGGCGCGGCCCGTCCATTGGTCTCGTCATGTCGTACGTCGCCGAGGACACCGCGCTCCAGGCCTCCGGCTACTTCAGGCCTTGGCGTGTCCAGCCTTTCGTTGACCTCTACG GACGGAGGTTTCACATCGGGAGTATTCGAGGTGTGAATGTTATATACGCATTGACAGGACAACGCAGG TTGAATGCAGCTGTCACTGTACAAACTCTCCTCGATGTCTTTACCGTGTCTGGTATTGTCCATTATGGCACAGCAGGCAGCTCTAATGATTCAATGTCATTTGGAGATGTCAGTGTCCCCAAGTTAGTTGCTTATACAGGCGCTTGGACATGGAAG AAGTACAAATCACTTAAAGAAGAGTCAACAGAACTAAACTTTGGACAATTTAACATCCCGAATGGAGGAGAGAACCTGCTAGGGTCTCTGAAATACAGAAATGAGGAGCTATACTCAGTTGGCAAGCCCATGGAAGAAGTTTTCTGGTTACCTGTAGATTCAGCATGGTTCAAAATAGCAGAAGGACTTGAG GTCAACCTTGAAAGGTGTAATGATACTTTTTGTTTACCTAAAACGCCACAAGTGGTTCATGGGCTAAAAGGAGCATCAGCTGACATGTTTCTAGACAATGCAGAATACCGGAAGTTCCTTTTCAGAGAATTTGCAGTGTCAACAATAGATGAGGAAAGCGCAGCAGTGGTGATG ACAACAACATCTCCTGGCGTACCTGTGATTGTGTTCCGGGGAGTATCGGATCTGGCTGGAGGGGAACCAACATGGTCATCAACAAGCCTGATGAACCTGGCATCTATTAATGCACTCAAAGTGGCAGTGGAGTTCATTGCTACAATTGGCAGGCAGATGTCAACACCATCAGCACAAAGTTCAAAAAACTGA